Proteins found in one Sorghum bicolor cultivar BTx623 chromosome 1, Sorghum_bicolor_NCBIv3, whole genome shotgun sequence genomic segment:
- the LOC8080207 gene encoding short-chain dehydrogenase reductase 3b yields MSKARLDGKVAIVTGGASGIGEAAARLFASSGATVVIADVQDELGQAVAASVGSGRCAYARCDVTDEAQVEATVARVVAAHGRLDVMMSNAGVLLPTGSVMDMDLAELDRVMAVNFRGAAACVKHAARAMVASGSGGGGGAIVCTASVASLQGGFGPASYTASKHALLGLVRAAAGELGRHGVRVNCVSPGGVATPLSCALMGVGPQELEAMTVPHNVLQGKVLRADDVAEAALFLASDQAAFISGHNLVVDGAITAVNPAVLQTVGL; encoded by the exons ATGTCCAAGGCAAG GTTGGACGGCAAGGTGGCGATCGTGACGGGCGGCGCGAGCGGGATcggcgaggcggcggcgcggctgTTCGCGTCGAGCGGCGCCACGGTGGTGATCGCGGACGTGCAGGACGAGCTGGGGCAGGCGGTGGCGGCGTCGGTCGGGTCCGGCCGGTGCGCGTACGCGCGGTGCGACGTGACGGACGAGGCGCAGGTGGAGGCGACGGTGGCGCGCGTGGTGGCGGCGCACGGGCGGCTGGACGTGATGATGAGCAACGCGGGCGTGCTGCTCCCGACGGGGTCGGTGATGGACATGGACCTGGCGGAGCTGGACCGCgtgatggccgtcaacttccgTGGCGCGGCGGCGTGCGTGAAGCACGCGGCGCGGGCGATGGTGGCGTCCggttccggcggcggcggcggcgccatcgtGTGCACGGCGAGCGTGGCGTCGCTGCAGGGCGGGTTCGGCCCGGCGTCGTACACGGCGTCCAAGCACGCGCTGCTGGGCCTggtgcgcgccgcggccggggaGCTGGGGAGACACGGCGTGCGCGTCAACTGCGTGTCCCCCGGCGGCGTCGCCACGCCCCTGAGCTGCGCGCTCATGGGCGTGGGCCCGCAGGAGCTGGAGGCCATGACGGTGCCGCACAACGTCCTGCAGGGGAAGGTGCTGCGCGCCGACGACGTCGCGGAGGCCGCGCTGTTCCTCGCGTCCGACCAGGCCGCCTTCATCAGCGGTCATAACCTCGTCGTCGACGGCGCCATCACTGCCGTCAACCCCGCCGTGCTGCAGACCGTCGGGCTGTAA
- the LOC8079684 gene encoding tRNA:m(4)X modification enzyme TRM13 homolog, translated as MGRAPANGKHSLPPPPPPPGRCHFWLPNKRRHCANSPLPSSQYCGNHLPESASGAGRRVPCPVDPSHTVLEENLEAHVGKCPLKKQVAALTAQPYYSKGINSGAGEAGCVVTSAEKRAAVYRLTEEEFRCLLGKIRSVHVATAAAIRESYLITGATDKWMNGQVDRKMPYQEKHVAQQASIVGNMEAFGLLRKGSDEVVDGENAAVSAQAVVEFGAGRGYLTQVLVDCYGITNVFLVERRSYKLKADRSLRQNEDVTLERLRIDIEDLKLHGVEALRGLQYLAIGKHLCGPATDMTMMCCLPERYEQTEENSKHSLQGLALATCCHHLCQWKHYTNKSFLLGLGITEEEFHAMTWFSSWAVDGDHSYPDSPVGAEEMSSEVRELEKPDQDAIGIERIIRSIPAGERASLGSMCKDIIDTGRLLWLGQKGLVADLVSYVPSKISPENHLLIAKCTS; from the exons aTGGGCCGTGCGCCAGCGAACGGTAAGCACtcactgccgccgccgcctcctcctccaggaCGTTGCCACTTCTGGCTCCCCAACAAGCGCCGCCACTGCGCCAACTCCCCTCTCCCGTCCTCTCA GTATTGCGGAAACCACCTCCCTGAGTCCGCTTCCGGGGCCGGCCGCCGCGTCCCCTGCCCCGTCGACCCCTCCCA CACGGTGCTCGAGGAGAACCTGGAGGCGCACGTCGGCAAGTGCCCCCTGAAGAAGCAGGTCGCCGCGCTCACCGCGCAGCCGTACTACTCCAAGGGCATCAACTCCGGCGCGGGTGAGGCGGGCTGCGTTGTGACGTCGGCGGAGAAGCGCGCGGCCGTGTACAGGCTTACCGAGGAGGAGTTCCGGTGTCTGCTCGGGAAGATCCGGTCGGTGCATGTGGCCACCGCTGCGGCCATACGGGAGTCCTACCTGATCACCGGTGCTACCGATAAGTGGATGAACGGCCAGGTCGATAG GAAGATGCCGTACCAAGAGAAGCATGTCGCTCAGCAGGCATCCATTGTTGGAAACATGGAGGCATTTGGCCTGCTGCGGAAGGGTAGCGATGAGGTGGTTGATGGGGAGAATGCGGCGGTGAGTGCTCAAGCAGTTGTGGAGTTTGGAGCTGGAAGAGGGTACTTGACTCAGGTGCTGGTGGACTGTTATGGGATCACGAATGTGTTCTTGGTTGAGAGGCGGTCCTACAAGCTTAAG GCCGATCGAAGCTTGCGTCAAAACGAAGATGTTACCTTGGAGCGTTTGAGAATTGATA TTGAGGATTTGAAACTGCACGGAGTAGAGGCATTGAGGGGACTCCAGTATCTAGCAATTGGAAAACATCTGTGTGGACCTGCCACAG ATATGACCATGATGTGCTGTCTTCCTGAACGATATGAACAAACAGAAGAAAACAGCAAACATAGTCTTCAAGGCCTTGCTCTAGCTACCTGCTGCCACCATCTTTGCCAATGGAAGCATTACACaa ATAAATCGTTCCTCTTGGGACTAGGTATCACAGAGGAAGAATTTCATGCCATGACATGGTTTAGCAGCTGGGCTGTGGACGGTGATCATAGCTACCCAGATTCCCCAGTGGGGGCTGAAGAAATGTCCTCTGAAGTCAG AGAACTAGAGAAGCCTGATCAGGACGCCATCGGAATTGAGAGAATAATCCGAAGTATACCAGCAGGGGAGAGGGCCTCTCTGGGATCCATGTGTAAAGATATCATTGATACGGGGAGGCTATTATGGCTTGGGCAGAAGGGTCTAGTTGCTGATCTTGTAAGCTATGTTCCATCCAAAATTTCACCAGAAAACCATCTACTCATCGCAAAATGTACATCTTGA
- the LOC8079685 gene encoding squamosa promoter-binding-like protein 6 produces MEAARFGTQSSHLYGGGLGELDLNRRENRVFGWDLNDWSWDSQRFVATPVPAQAANGSGLNSSPSSSEEAEEDVARNGGLRGDTDKRKRVVVIDDDETEDQDTVVNGGGSLSLRIGGTAVGVEAMENSDVNEDERNGKKIRVQGGGSSGPACQVEGCGADLTAAKDYHRRHKVCEMHAKASTAVVGNTVQRFCQQCSRFHLLQEFDEGKRSCRRRLAGHNRRRRKTRPDTAVGGTASIEDKVSNYLLLSLIGICANLNSDNVQHSNSQELLSTLLKNLGSVAKSLEPKELCKLLEAYQSLQNGSNAGTSGTANVAEEAAGPSNSKLPFVNGSHCGQASSSVVPVQSKATMVVTPEPASCKLKDFDLNDTCNDMEGFEDGQEGSPTPAFKTADSPNCASWMQQDSTQSPPQTSGNSDSTSTQSLSSSNGDTQCRTDKIVFKLFDKVPGDLPPVLRSQILGWLSSSPTDIESHIRPGCIILTVYLRLVESAWQELSENMSLHLDKLLSSSTDDFWASGLVFVMVRRHLAFMLNGQIMLDRPLAPSSHDYCKILCVKPVAAPYSATINFRVEGFNLLSTSSRLICSFEGRCIFQEDTDFIAENAECEDRDIECLSFCCSVPGPRGRGFIEVEDSGFSNGFFPFIIAEKDVCSEVSELESIFESSSNEHANVNDDARDQALEFINELGWLLHRANRMSKEDETDTSLAALNMWRFRNLGVFAMEREWCAVIKMLLDFLFIGLVDVGSRSPEDVVLSENLLHAAVRRKSVNMVRFLLRYKPNKNSKGTAQTYLFRPDALGPSTITPLHIAAATSDAEDVLDVLTDDPGLIGISAWSNARDETGFTPEDYARQRGNDAYLNLVQKKIDKHLGKGHVVLGVPSSICSVITDGVKPGDVSLEICRPMSAAVPSCLLCSRQARVYPNSTTKTFLYRPAMLTVMGVAVVCVCVGILLHTFPRVYAAPTFRWESLERGAM; encoded by the exons ATGGAGGCCGCCAGGTTCGGCACGCAAAGCAGCCACTTGTACGGCGGCGGGCTGGGCGAGCTTGACCTCAACAGGCGGGAGAACAGGGTGTTTGGCTGGGACCTCAACGACTGGAGCTGGGACAGTCAGCGCTTTGTTGCCACACCGGTGCCTGCTCAGGCGGCGAATGGCTCAGGATTGAACAGCTCACCGTCATCGTCTGAGGAAGCTGAGGAAGATGTGGCTAGAAATGGTGGCTTGAGAGGTGACACTGATAAGAGGAAAAGGGTTGTGGTCATCGATGATGATGAGACAGAGGATCAGGACACGGTCGTGAATGGTGGCGGGTCGCTCAGCTTGAGAATTGGGGGTACTGCTGTTGGTGTTGAAGCGATGGAGAACAGCGATGTAAACGAGGATGAGAGGAATGGAAAGAAGATCAGGGTGCAAGGAGGCGGCTCAAGTGGGCCAGCATGTCAGGTTGAGGGCTGTGGAGCAGATCTGACTGCAGCAAAGGATTACCACCGTCGGCACAAGGTCTGCGAGATGCATGCTAAGGCCAGCACCGCTGTGGTTGGGAACACCGTCCAGAGGTTCTGCCAGCAATGTAGTAg ATTTCACCTTCTTCAAGAATTCGATGAAGGGAAGCGAAGTTGCCGGCGGCGCTTAGCAGGCCACAATAGACGCAGGAGGAAAACCCGCCCTGATACTGCAGTTGGTGGGACTGCTTCAATTGAGGACAAAGTCAGCAATTATTTGTTGTTGAGTCTTATTGGAATCTGTGCTAATTTGAACT CTGACAATGTTCAGCATTCAAACAGCCAGGAGTTGCTATCCACTCTTTTAAAGAACCTAGGGTCTGTTGCCAAATCACTGGAGCCAAAAGAACTATGTAAActcctggaggcataccaaagCCTGCAAAATGGATCGAATGCTGGAACCTCTGGAACAGCTAATGTTGCAGAAGAAGCTGCAGGGCCATCTAACTCTAAGTTGCCTTTTGTGAATGGTAGTCACTGTGGACAGGCATCATCATCTGTTGTGCCAGTACAATCAAAGGCTACCATGGTGGTAACTCCAG AGCCTGCATCATGCAAGCTTAAGGATTTTGATCTGAATGACACTTGCAATGATATGGAAGGCTTTGAGGATGGGCAAGAAGGTTCACCTACACCTGCCTTTAAGACAGCTGACTCTCCTAACTGTGCATCATGGATGCAGCAAGATTCTACTCAAAGTCCACCACAGACTAGTGGCAACTCAGATTCAACATCAACACAATCATTGTCAAGCTCAAATGGAGACACTCAG TGCCGAACTGATAAGATTGTCTTCAAGCTTTTCGATAAAGTTCCCGGTGACTTACCTCCAGTTTTGCGATCACAG ATTCTTGGTTGGTTGTCGAGTAGCCCTACTGATATAGAAAGCCATATTAGACCTGGCTGTATTATTCTAACAGTATATCTTCGGTTAGTTGAGTCTGCATGGCAAGAG CTTTCTGAGAATATGAGCCTACACCTGGATAAGCTTTTGAGTAGCTCCACTGATGACTTTTGGGCATCTGGCTTGGTATTTGTGATGGTTCGACGCCACTTAGCTTTTATGCTCAATG GTCAAATTATGTTGGACAGACCCCTGGCACCCAGTTCTCATGATTACTGCAAGATTTTATGTGTCAAACCTGTTGCTGCACCTTATTCTGCAACAATAAATTTCAGAGTCGAAGGTTTTAACCTACTCAGTACTTCCTCAAG GCTAATTTGTTCATTTGAAGGACGTTGTATATTCCAGGAAGACACGGACTTTATAGCAGAGAATGCTGAGTGTGAGGATAGGGATATCGAATGCCTCAGTTTTTGTTGTTCTGTTCCTGGTCCAAGAGGAAGAGGATTTATAGAG GTTGAAGATAGTGGTTTTAGCAATGGCTTCTTCCCCTTCATAATTGCTGAGAAGGATGTATGCTCTGAGGTTTCTGAGCTGGAGAGCATATTTGAGTCCTCCAGTAACGAACATGCAAATGTTAATGATGATGCTAGGGACCAAGCTCTGGAGTTTATAAATGAGCTGGGTTGGCTTCTTCATAGAGCGAACAGAATGTCTAAAGAGGATGAAACTGATACGTCTCTAGCTGCCCTTAACATGTGGAGATTCAGGAATCTTGGTGTATTTGCCATGGAGCGGGAGTGGTGTGCTGTGATCAAAATGCTGTTAGATTTCTTATTTATTGGCCTTGTTGATGTGGGATCCCGATCTCCAGAAGATGTGGTGCTTTCAGAAAATTTGTTGCATGCTGCTGTACGGAGGAAGTCTGTTAACATGGTTAGATTTCTGCTGAGATACAAACCAAATAAAAACTCGAAGGGAACTGCACAGACATACTTATTTAGACCTGATGCTCTGGGCCCTTCAACGATTACCCCCCTCCATATAGCAGCTGCCACAAGTGATGCAGAGGATGTGTTGGATGTGCTGACCGATGATCCTGGGCTG ATTGGAATTAGTGCTTGGAGCAATGCACGGGACGAAACAGGTTTTACCCCAGAAGACTATGCTCGGCAGAGAGGCAATGATGCTTACCTGAATCTGGTCCAAAAGAAGATTGATAAGCATCTTGGCAAAGGCCATGTTGTCCTCGGTGTTCCGAGCAGTATATGCTCTGTAATAACTGATGGTGTTAAGCCTGGCGATGTTAGCCTCGAGATCTGCAGGCCAATGTCTGCAGCAGTGCCAAGTTGCCTCCTCTGCAGCCGTCAGGCACGGGTGTATCCAAATTCTACCACAAAAACCTTCCTTTATAGGCCAGCAATGTTGACTGTGATGGGAGTCGCTGTGGTTTGTGTCTGCGTGGGCATACTCCTTCACACCTTTCCCAGGGTTTATGCTGCACCCACATTCAGATGGGAATCGTTGGAGCGTGGAGCCATGTAA
- the LOC110434745 gene encoding uncharacterized protein LOC110434745 isoform X1, whose translation MCATCWSFRRPPAVGALDLRAGSAQRSDLAQASANQRRRRRPSSCALHGTCASKSSLRNMGRVHVGPVQVLEFGLRRTSSRSRGSVHPCRDLSRSVWSANIFYEQIGDSSAKDVARVAPA comes from the exons ATGTGCGCAACGTGCTGGTCCTTCCGGCGGCCGCCGGCTGTAGGAGCCCTGGACCTGAGGGCTGGCAGCGCGCAGCGCAGCGACCTCGCGCAGGCGAGCGCAaatcagcggcggcggcggcggccgtccTCATGCGCGCTTCATGGAACCTGTGCAAGCAAATCATCGTTGAG GAATATGGGCAGAGTTCATGTTGGCCCCGTGCAGGTGCTGGAGTTTGGGCTCCGCAGGACTTCTAGCAGGAGCAGAGGTTCGGTCCACCCTTGTAGAGATTTGAGCAGGTCTGTGTGGTCGGCCAACATTTTTTATGAG CAGATCGGAGATTCATCGGCTAAAGATGTGGCTCGTGTGGCTCCCGCTTGA
- the LOC110434745 gene encoding uncharacterized protein LOC110434745 isoform X2, translating to MCATCWSFRRPPAVGALDLRAGSAQRSDLAQASANQRRRRRPSSCALHGTCASKSSLRNMGRVHVGPVQVLEFGLRRTSSRSRGSVHPCRDLSRSVWSANIFYEIGDSSAKDVARVAPA from the exons ATGTGCGCAACGTGCTGGTCCTTCCGGCGGCCGCCGGCTGTAGGAGCCCTGGACCTGAGGGCTGGCAGCGCGCAGCGCAGCGACCTCGCGCAGGCGAGCGCAaatcagcggcggcggcggcggccgtccTCATGCGCGCTTCATGGAACCTGTGCAAGCAAATCATCGTTGAG GAATATGGGCAGAGTTCATGTTGGCCCCGTGCAGGTGCTGGAGTTTGGGCTCCGCAGGACTTCTAGCAGGAGCAGAGGTTCGGTCCACCCTTGTAGAGATTTGAGCAGGTCTGTGTGGTCGGCCAACATTTTTTATGAG ATCGGAGATTCATCGGCTAAAGATGTGGCTCGTGTGGCTCCCGCTTGA
- the LOC8080208 gene encoding mucin-5AC, producing MAAASPLALTFFFCCILLLQTICCSGVFVELSYDSTQVKTLSSSVVTEYRVMVTAKQHAYLFLKPFVCREKPCRSEPLAAGGSFVNEVLGPNRRLNVSNIVVTATDTQLGALRRTLQSFHASLGAAGLAASVKVSPELSLSSLRVVAKDRDRARKKRWGKVMEFVRRTGSFVLVQVETEAEANGEVAVDAEIEEAVAEVAALLRAGAGVVLHVKSRAAPIAVAMAKLGGDTSREKRLLGVLVDVSSPRRELGEARATAHDEFSPVSNPATTPVSNPVTVPATNPVANPMAPGFVTVPSTNPGNGFATNPNMPPLYPEPTTPATMPMPDPTTPTMPPVTVPSPFTNPVSAPTTMPGTVTNPAAPAVTNPATTPSQFPGTSPVTNPVTTYPQQGGVGVGGGMPATQPVYQPPATTMPGTGTVQPGAPTMAGQAWCVAKSGLMDTTLQDAMDYACGMGGADCSAIQPMGACYNPNTLQAHASYAFNSYFQRNPSAASCDFGGAGMLVNVNPSSGTCMYQTSSGFGAGYSPGTTGGGVPGGYTPGMSGTGYNPAGGMSGTMGGGSGSTVLNANNPGGSMYGGYDNPTGLTAGSAPVSCGGWVVLCLVWMVTFAFVKERV from the exons ATGGCAGCTGCCAGCCCTCTTGCTCTCACATTCTTCTTCTGCTGTATCCTCCTCCTTCAAACAATCTGCTGTTCAG GCGTATTTGTGGAGCTATCATATGATTCGACACAGGTCAAGACACTATCGAGCTCAGTCGTCACCGAGTACAGAGTCATGGTCACTGCCAAGCAGCATGCCTACCTCTTCTTGAAGCCGTTCGTGTGCAGAGAGAAGCCATGCAGATCGGAGCCTCTCGCCGCCGGTGGCTCATTTGTTAACGAAGTTCTTGGTCCTAACCGGCGTCTCAACGTCAGCAACATCGTCGTCACGGCCACCGACACGCAGCTCGGAGCGCTGCGCCGCACTTTGCAGTCGTTTCACGCTTCTCTCGGCGCCGCCGGATTGGCGGCGAGCGTCAAGGTCTCGCCGGAGCTCTCGCTGTCTTCTCTGCGAGTCGTCGCCAAGGATCGTGATCGTGCCAGAAAGAAGCGGTGGGGCAAGGTCATGGAGTTCGTCAGGAGGACAGGCTCGTTTGTTCTTGTTCAGGTGGAGACAGAGGCAGAAGCAAACGGTGAGGTTGCGGTGGACGCGGAGATCGAAGAGGCCGTTGCTGAGGTTGCCGCCCTGttgcgcgccggcgccggcgtcgtGCTCCACGTCAAGAGCCGTGCGGCTCCAATCGCGGTGGCAATGGCAAAGCTGGGCGGCGATACCAGCCGGGAGAAGAGGCTCTTGGGTGTTCTGGTGGACGTGTCCTCCCCTCGGCGGGAGCTCGGCGAGGCAAGAGCGACGGCGCACGACGAGTTCTCTCCGGTCAGCAACCCGGCGACGACGCCCGTGAGCAACCCAGTGACCGTGCCGGCCACGAACCCCGTGGCCAACCCGATGGCTCCGGGATTCGTCACCGTGCCGTCGACCAACCCGGGCAACGGGTTCGCGACCAACCCGAACATGCCGCCGCTGTACCCGGAGCCGACGACGCCGGCCACCATGCCCATGCCTGACCCGACGACGCCGACGATGCCGCCGGTGACCGTGCCATCCCCTTTCACGAACCCGGTCTCCGCGCCGACCACCATGCCGGGTACAGTGACAAACCCGGCAGCCCCTGCCGTGACGAATCCGGCAACGACGCCGTCGCAGTTCCCGGGCACGTCGCCGGTCACCAACCCGGTGACCACGTACCCGCAGCagggcggcgtcggcgtcggtggCGGCATGCCGGCAACGCAGCCAGTGTACCAGCCTCCGGCGACGACAATGCCCGGCACCGGCACGGTGCAGCCGGGCGCGCCCACCATGGCCGGGCAGGCATGGTGCGTCGCCAAGTCGGGGCTCATGGACACCACCCTCCAGGACGCGATGGACTACGCGTGCGGCATGGGCGGCGCCGACTGCTCGGCCATCCAGCCCATGGGCGCCTGCTACAACCCCAACACGCTGCAGGCgcacgcctcctacgccttcaacAGCTACTTCCAGCGCAACCCGTCGGCGGCGAGCTGCGACTTCGGTGGCGCCGGCATGCTCGTCAACGTCAACCCAA GCTCAGGAACTTGCATGTACCAGACATCATCAGG TTTCGGCGCCGGTTACAGCCCGGGGACGACGGGCGGCGGCGTGCCCGGCGGTTACACTCCGGGGATGTCGGGCACCGGTTACAACCCAGCGGGAGGGATGTCGGGCACCATGGGAGGGGGCTCCGGTTCCACGGTGCTGAACGCCAACAACCCTGGGGGCTCCATGTACGGCGGCTACGACAACCCGACGGGGCTCACCGCGGGGTCGGCGCCGGTGTCCTGCGGCGGCTGGGTCGTCCTGTGCCTCGTCTGGATGGTCACCTTTGCGTTCGTCAAGGAGAGAGTGTAG